The Corynebacterium comes genome window below encodes:
- a CDS encoding SDR family oxidoreductase yields the protein MTTEAIAIVTGATGGMGREIVEELARTHHVYALGRNDDALAELGALSNVTPVSTDLVTDLLGGADSPSSLVPLLDLTRIDVLVHAAAIATRFSVESARVEDWRTAMDINVVVPAELTRRLLPALRAAQGSVVFINSGAGRGSYGDNIVYAATKHALYALADGLRKAESGAGVRVSTVAPGPTDTPMLEKLQAQSGAEYVPEHYIAPVEVARAIRTVVDAGPSTQITDVSVRPRIEVGDRKQGAPA from the coding sequence ATGACCACCGAAGCAATCGCCATTGTCACCGGAGCGACGGGCGGCATGGGACGCGAGATCGTCGAGGAACTCGCCCGCACCCACCATGTCTACGCCCTCGGGCGTAATGACGACGCCCTGGCCGAACTCGGTGCGCTCTCGAACGTCACGCCGGTCTCCACCGACCTGGTCACCGACCTGCTCGGCGGCGCCGATTCGCCCTCCTCGCTCGTCCCCTTGCTGGACCTCACGCGTATCGACGTCCTCGTGCACGCCGCCGCCATCGCCACCAGGTTCAGCGTGGAATCCGCCCGGGTGGAGGACTGGCGTACGGCCATGGACATCAACGTCGTGGTACCCGCCGAACTCACCCGGCGGCTGCTGCCCGCGCTCCGGGCGGCCCAGGGGTCGGTGGTGTTCATCAACTCGGGCGCCGGTCGGGGCTCCTACGGCGACAACATCGTCTACGCAGCCACCAAACACGCCCTCTACGCGCTCGCTGACGGTCTCCGTAAGGCCGAATCCGGGGCGGGAGTCCGGGTCAGTACCGTCGCCCCCGGGCCCACCGACACCCCCATGCTGGAGAAGCTGCAGGCGCAGAGCGGCGCTGAGTATGTGCCGGAGCACTACATTGCACCGGTGGAGGTGGCCCGCGCGATCCGTACGGTCGTTGACGCTGGTCCGAGCACCCAGATCACCGACGTCTCCGTACGCCCGCGCATCGAGGTGGGGGACCGGAAACAGGGTGCCCCTGCGTGA
- a CDS encoding DMT family transporter produces MFGIVFGVLVGLVMPVQTNANSRLRLSVGSPFLASLVSFTVGFLTLLASALLIDGRLPDPTLTAGLPAWLWSGGLLGVVVLTGNIFLFPRLGSVQTVVLPIAGQVIMGLLIDHVGWFNAPQATLDAPRVLGALLLVLGVVGAIGLGDALLHRDRAVGTGSSAGLSLWAWRIAGVVFGMFSATQTAVNGQLGVVLGTATGAALASFTIGVATLLFIVLFTRAKWRLRVPEGHERNPWWMWIGGFLGAAFVFGNALLSPIIGTGLTVMTILLGMMAGSLLIDHFGLLGARKKPTTVLQAVGLACMVAGVAVIRLV; encoded by the coding sequence ATGTTCGGAATCGTGTTCGGCGTCCTGGTCGGACTGGTGATGCCGGTGCAGACCAACGCCAACTCCCGCCTGCGCTTGTCGGTGGGCTCGCCGTTCCTGGCGTCGCTGGTGTCCTTCACGGTGGGTTTCCTGACCCTGCTGGCGTCCGCCCTGCTCATCGACGGCCGCCTCCCCGACCCCACACTCACCGCCGGGCTGCCCGCCTGGTTGTGGTCCGGCGGACTGCTGGGAGTGGTGGTCCTGACCGGCAACATCTTCCTCTTCCCCCGGTTGGGCAGCGTGCAGACGGTGGTGCTGCCCATCGCGGGGCAGGTCATCATGGGGCTGCTCATCGACCACGTCGGCTGGTTCAACGCACCCCAGGCCACACTTGATGCCCCGCGGGTTCTGGGGGCATTGCTGCTGGTGCTCGGCGTCGTCGGTGCGATCGGCCTGGGGGATGCCCTCCTGCACCGCGACAGGGCCGTCGGCACCGGATCGAGCGCAGGTCTGAGTCTGTGGGCCTGGCGGATCGCCGGGGTGGTGTTCGGCATGTTCTCCGCCACGCAGACCGCCGTGAACGGTCAGCTGGGTGTGGTGCTGGGCACCGCGACGGGGGCCGCGTTGGCCTCCTTCACCATCGGCGTGGCCACGCTGCTGTTCATCGTGCTTTTCACCCGCGCGAAGTGGCGGCTCCGCGTGCCCGAGGGGCATGAGCGCAACCCGTGGTGGATGTGGATCGGCGGCTTCCTGGGCGCGGCGTTCGTGTTCGGCAATGCGTTGCTGTCGCCGATCATCGGCACGGGACTGACGGTGATGACGATCCTGCTGGGCATGATGGCGGGCAGCCTGCTCATCGACCACTTCGGACTGCTCGGGGCACGGAAGAAGCCGACCACCGTGCTGCAGGCCGTGGGGCTGGCATGCATGGTGGCCGGCGTGGCCGTGATCAGGCTGGTGTAG
- a CDS encoding cystathionine gamma-synthase codes for MTHGLNGFSSRSIHAGYEPDSLYGPINTPIYASTTFAQDGLNELRGGFEYTRCGNPTIDALEKTVANLEGARYGRAFSSGMAATDVILRILLRPGDHLVLGHDAYGGTWRLIDQAFGEWGVEYTVVDTTDVDAVAGALRESTKLIWLETPTNPALSITDIAAIAEIKGDAALVVDNTFASPYLQNPLALGADHVLHSTTKYLGGHSDVVGGVVVTNDQAFDERLLWFQGGVGPIPSPFDAYLTARGIKTLAVRMDRHCDNAEAIAEHLDASDLVATVLYPGLPSHPGHEVAKRQMKRFGGMISVRFHSEEAARVFCLNTKLICLAESLGGVESLVEHPATMTHSSAAGSQLEVPRDLVRISIGIEDVEDLIADIDVALAAVSAATASTGVSADA; via the coding sequence AATGGTTTCTCGAGTCGTTCCATCCACGCCGGATACGAGCCCGACAGCCTCTACGGCCCGATCAATACGCCCATCTACGCCTCGACGACCTTCGCGCAGGACGGCCTCAACGAACTGCGCGGCGGCTTTGAGTACACCCGCTGCGGCAACCCGACGATTGACGCCCTGGAAAAGACCGTCGCCAACCTCGAGGGTGCCCGGTACGGCCGCGCCTTCTCCTCAGGCATGGCGGCCACCGACGTCATCCTGCGGATCCTGCTGCGCCCGGGCGATCACCTCGTCCTCGGCCATGACGCCTACGGCGGCACCTGGCGCCTCATCGACCAGGCCTTCGGTGAGTGGGGCGTCGAATACACCGTCGTCGACACCACCGACGTCGACGCCGTCGCCGGCGCCCTCCGGGAGAGCACGAAGCTGATCTGGCTGGAGACCCCCACCAACCCGGCGCTGAGCATCACCGACATCGCGGCCATCGCGGAGATCAAGGGTGACGCCGCCCTCGTGGTGGACAACACCTTCGCCTCGCCCTACCTGCAGAACCCGCTGGCCCTGGGCGCGGACCACGTCCTGCACTCGACCACCAAGTACCTCGGCGGCCACTCCGACGTCGTCGGCGGCGTCGTGGTCACCAACGACCAGGCCTTCGACGAGAGGCTGCTGTGGTTCCAGGGCGGAGTCGGCCCGATCCCCTCGCCTTTCGACGCCTATCTCACCGCCCGCGGCATCAAGACCCTGGCCGTGCGCATGGACCGGCACTGCGATAACGCTGAGGCCATCGCCGAGCACCTGGACGCTTCCGACCTGGTGGCCACCGTCCTCTACCCGGGTCTGCCCTCGCACCCGGGCCATGAGGTGGCCAAGCGCCAGATGAAGCGCTTCGGCGGCATGATCTCCGTGCGCTTCCACTCCGAGGAGGCCGCGCGCGTGTTCTGTCTGAACACGAAGTTGATCTGCCTGGCCGAGTCGCTGGGCGGCGTGGAGTCGCTCGTCGAACACCCCGCCACCATGACCCACTCCTCGGCCGCCGGTTCCCAGCTGGAGGTCCCGCGTGACCTGGTGCGCATCTCCATCGGCATCGAGGACGTCGAGGATCTCATCGCCGACATCGACGTCGCCCTGGCCGCCGTCAGCGCCGCCACCGCCAGCACCGGGGTGTCGGCGGACGCCTAG
- a CDS encoding mycothiol-dependent nitroreductase Rv2466c family protein — MTTKSVTFWFDVTCPFAWQTSRWIKEVEKVRDIEVTWTPMSLSVLNDGRDLDEGYTEMMKAAWGPARVFAKVAADEPEKVDELYTAMGTIVHAGKESGKKGFGAYDGVIEQALDQVGLNATYATVANSEQVDEQLRDFHQSAIDGVGDEVGTPVIKFGDTAFFGPVITRVPTGEEAGELFDAAVRLAEYPYFFEIKRSRTENPQF, encoded by the coding sequence ATGACCACTAAAAGCGTAACGTTCTGGTTCGACGTCACCTGTCCCTTCGCCTGGCAGACCTCCCGCTGGATCAAGGAGGTGGAGAAGGTCCGCGACATCGAGGTCACCTGGACCCCGATGTCTCTGTCCGTGCTCAACGACGGCCGTGACCTCGACGAAGGCTACACCGAGATGATGAAGGCCGCCTGGGGTCCCGCCCGCGTCTTCGCCAAGGTCGCCGCCGATGAGCCGGAGAAGGTCGACGAGCTCTACACCGCAATGGGCACCATCGTCCACGCCGGCAAGGAGAGCGGAAAGAAGGGTTTCGGTGCCTATGACGGCGTCATCGAGCAGGCACTTGACCAGGTCGGCCTCAACGCCACCTACGCCACCGTGGCCAACTCGGAGCAGGTCGACGAGCAGCTGCGCGACTTCCACCAGAGCGCCATCGACGGCGTCGGCGACGAGGTGGGCACCCCGGTGATCAAGTTCGGCGACACCGCCTTCTTCGGCCCCGTGATCACCCGGGTGCCCACCGGTGAGGAGGCCGGTGAGCTTTTCGACGCCGCCGTGCGCCTCGCCGAGTACCCCTACTTCTTCGAGATCAAGCGCTCCCGCACCGAGAACCCGCAGTTCTAG
- a CDS encoding ribose-5-phosphate isomerase — protein sequence MRVYLGADHAGFDMKNIIAEHLKKQGHDVIDCGAHTYDAEDDYPAFCIEAALRTVNDPGSLGIVLGGSGNGEQIAANKVQGARCALAWSPETARLAREHNNAQLIGLGGRMHSEEEAIAIVDAFLDQEWSKAERHQRRIDILADYERTGIPPSVPGE from the coding sequence ATGCGCGTATACCTTGGAGCTGACCACGCCGGTTTTGACATGAAGAACATCATCGCCGAGCACCTGAAGAAGCAGGGCCACGACGTCATCGACTGTGGCGCCCACACCTACGATGCCGAGGACGACTACCCGGCCTTCTGCATCGAGGCCGCTCTCCGCACCGTGAACGACCCGGGTTCCCTGGGCATCGTGCTCGGTGGTTCCGGCAACGGCGAGCAGATCGCCGCCAACAAGGTCCAGGGCGCCCGCTGCGCCCTGGCCTGGTCCCCGGAGACCGCCCGCCTGGCCCGTGAGCACAACAACGCCCAGCTCATCGGCCTCGGCGGCCGGATGCACTCCGAGGAGGAGGCGATCGCCATCGTCGACGCCTTCCTGGATCAGGAGTGGTCGAAGGCGGAGCGTCACCAGCGCCGCATCGACATCCTCGCCGACTACGAGCGCACCGGCATCCCCCCTTCGGTCCCCGGAGAGTAG
- a CDS encoding GntR family transcriptional regulator — MNHPPSRRPAYQAIADIIRERIARCEFSGGHRLPTERELVDEFGVARMTVRNALDVLQQEGLIERRRGRSGGTFVRSIPMIVDLSCMEGVVQQLRKEGREMAAEVLEVSRVSAAPCVAAALNLRTGDPVYHLARVGSVDNTPLIIENSYLPAELVPGLLEEDLRQSMPELLDTRWNLRPARKSETILPGLADDEEGKILGVNRDLPLLRIYRTTSTDDGAPVEYSRYVLRPDLAHVRVVTGAR, encoded by the coding sequence GTGAACCATCCGCCTTCTCGTCGTCCGGCCTATCAGGCCATCGCCGATATCATCCGCGAGCGCATCGCCCGGTGTGAGTTCTCCGGGGGACACCGGCTGCCCACCGAGCGGGAGCTCGTCGACGAGTTCGGGGTAGCCCGGATGACCGTACGCAACGCCCTTGACGTCCTCCAGCAGGAAGGACTCATCGAACGCCGTCGGGGACGCTCGGGGGGAACCTTCGTCCGGTCGATCCCCATGATCGTGGACCTGAGCTGCATGGAGGGGGTCGTCCAGCAGCTCCGGAAGGAAGGCCGGGAAATGGCCGCCGAGGTACTCGAGGTCAGCCGCGTCAGCGCGGCCCCGTGCGTGGCGGCGGCGCTGAACCTCAGGACCGGAGATCCGGTCTACCATCTCGCCCGCGTCGGTTCAGTGGACAACACCCCCCTGATCATCGAGAACTCCTACTTGCCGGCTGAACTCGTGCCGGGCCTGCTGGAGGAGGACCTCCGCCAGTCCATGCCCGAGCTGCTGGACACCCGCTGGAACCTGCGCCCCGCCCGCAAATCCGAGACCATCCTCCCGGGGCTGGCGGACGACGAGGAAGGGAAGATCCTGGGCGTCAACCGGGACCTCCCGCTGTTACGCATCTACCGCACGACGTCGACCGACGACGGGGCGCCGGTCGAGTACTCCCGCTACGTGCTGCGCCCGGACCTCGCCCACGTGCGGGTGGTCACCGGCGCCCGCTGA
- the pepN gene encoding aminopeptidase N: protein MTSTNLTRDEAAHRARLLEVDNYDIALDLSGPDTGFSSVTTVSFTVREPGSTFIDLRADSVEGVHLDGRDIRREALTLNDQGYDATHGIALRDLTVGRHTLRVTATCPYSRTGEGLHRFVDPADNLTYLYTQFETADAKRVFACFDQPDLKATYDISVVTPTDWKVISNAPQQVKASGGHLIHRSRVGYPLSTYLVALCVGPYHEVRSTWHGTLTHHPETPADQPTDVTVPMAIYCRRSLAEHLDAERLFTETKQGFDFFHAHFGMAYPFGKYDQVFCPEYNMGAMENAACVTIRDEYVFTSKATHYKYERRAETILHELAHMWFGDLVTMEWWDDLWLNESFATWSAALSQAEATGYDTAWVTFANVEKSWAYSQDQLPSTHPILADATDIETVEQNFDGITYAKGASVLKQLQAYVGRDAFLAGVRRHFADHAWGNATFNDLLAALQTASGRDLSGWADQWLKTTGINRLSPTTEVRDGKYTSFAVEQGGAEPGAEELRTHRIAVGLYSLIDDRVTRTHRVELDVSGATTEVPELLGVGKADLVLVNDDDLSYCLMQLDEGSLAFVVDNIDRIDDPMARTLCWSAAWEATRDGSMKARDFVRLVARGAQAETELAVLERILAQATTALRTYADPAWAETEGRDLLVDAFLAGEREGTEETSLVFAQALTRLPLNDTAAEHLEQVLAGSDDAELRWLALAALIAYGRVDVAAVEAERSRDRSATGAQAALRAEAAVNDPAVKKRVWDEVVAGDLANLDARHKMAGLVYPGSTGHLMPLAEPYFDVARKLWENSSTEMALNTLNGLYPVWDISTEGLARADAFLYHDLPAGLRRVIAEQHDRVARALRNRAVDAE, encoded by the coding sequence ATGACATCGACGAACCTCACCCGTGATGAGGCCGCCCACCGTGCACGACTGCTGGAGGTGGACAACTACGACATCGCCCTGGACCTGAGCGGCCCGGACACCGGGTTCTCCTCGGTCACCACCGTGTCTTTCACGGTCCGCGAGCCGGGTTCGACGTTCATCGATCTGCGCGCCGACAGCGTGGAGGGTGTGCATCTGGACGGCCGGGACATCCGCCGCGAGGCGCTCACCCTCAACGACCAGGGCTACGACGCCACCCACGGCATCGCGCTGCGGGACCTGACCGTGGGCCGGCACACACTGCGGGTCACCGCGACCTGCCCCTACTCCCGGACGGGCGAGGGCCTGCACCGTTTCGTCGACCCGGCGGACAACCTCACCTACCTGTACACCCAGTTCGAGACGGCCGACGCCAAACGAGTGTTCGCGTGCTTCGACCAGCCCGACCTCAAGGCCACCTACGACATTTCCGTGGTCACCCCGACCGACTGGAAGGTCATCTCGAATGCGCCGCAGCAGGTGAAGGCCTCCGGCGGGCACCTGATCCACCGCTCCCGCGTCGGTTACCCGCTGTCCACGTACCTGGTCGCCCTGTGCGTCGGCCCGTACCACGAGGTCCGCTCCACCTGGCACGGCACGCTCACCCACCACCCGGAGACCCCGGCCGACCAGCCGACGGACGTCACCGTGCCCATGGCGATCTACTGCCGGCGGTCCCTGGCGGAGCATCTCGACGCCGAGCGCCTGTTCACCGAGACGAAGCAGGGTTTCGACTTCTTCCACGCCCACTTCGGCATGGCCTATCCCTTCGGCAAGTACGACCAGGTCTTCTGCCCCGAATACAACATGGGCGCGATGGAGAACGCCGCATGTGTGACCATCCGGGACGAGTACGTCTTCACCTCGAAGGCCACCCACTACAAGTACGAGCGTCGGGCGGAGACGATTCTCCACGAGCTCGCCCACATGTGGTTCGGCGACCTGGTGACCATGGAGTGGTGGGATGATCTGTGGCTCAACGAGTCCTTCGCCACCTGGTCCGCCGCCCTCTCCCAGGCCGAAGCCACCGGGTACGACACCGCCTGGGTGACGTTCGCCAACGTGGAGAAGTCCTGGGCCTACAGCCAGGACCAGCTGCCGTCGACCCACCCCATCCTCGCCGACGCCACCGACATCGAGACGGTGGAACAGAACTTCGACGGCATCACCTACGCCAAGGGTGCGAGCGTGCTCAAGCAGCTGCAGGCCTACGTCGGCCGGGACGCCTTCCTGGCGGGCGTGCGCCGTCACTTCGCCGACCACGCCTGGGGCAACGCGACCTTCAACGACCTGCTCGCGGCACTGCAGACCGCCTCCGGTCGCGACCTCTCCGGCTGGGCCGACCAGTGGCTGAAGACCACCGGCATCAACCGCCTCTCCCCCACCACCGAGGTCCGGGACGGAAAGTACACCTCTTTCGCGGTCGAGCAGGGCGGGGCCGAGCCCGGCGCGGAGGAGCTGCGGACCCACCGCATCGCCGTGGGCCTCTACTCGCTCATCGACGACCGCGTGACCCGCACCCACCGCGTCGAACTCGACGTCTCCGGGGCGACGACGGAGGTGCCGGAACTCCTCGGCGTGGGGAAGGCCGATCTTGTCCTGGTCAACGACGATGACCTCAGCTACTGCCTCATGCAGCTCGACGAGGGGTCTCTGGCGTTCGTGGTGGACAACATCGACCGCATCGACGACCCCATGGCCCGTACCCTGTGCTGGTCCGCCGCGTGGGAGGCCACCCGCGACGGGAGCATGAAGGCCCGTGACTTCGTCCGCCTGGTCGCCCGCGGGGCGCAGGCCGAGACCGAACTCGCGGTCCTCGAGCGCATCCTCGCGCAGGCCACCACCGCACTGCGCACCTACGCCGATCCCGCCTGGGCGGAGACCGAGGGCCGCGACCTGCTCGTCGACGCCTTCCTGGCCGGCGAACGCGAGGGCACGGAGGAGACCTCGCTGGTGTTCGCGCAGGCCCTGACCAGGCTCCCGCTCAACGACACCGCCGCGGAACACCTCGAGCAGGTCCTCGCCGGATCCGATGACGCCGAACTGCGGTGGCTCGCGCTGGCGGCCCTCATCGCCTACGGAAGGGTCGACGTCGCGGCCGTTGAGGCCGAGCGCTCCCGCGACCGCTCGGCCACCGGCGCCCAGGCCGCCCTGCGTGCCGAGGCCGCCGTGAATGACCCGGCCGTGAAGAAGCGGGTGTGGGACGAGGTTGTGGCCGGTGATCTGGCGAACCTGGACGCCCGCCACAAGATGGCCGGGCTGGTGTACCCCGGTTCCACCGGGCACCTCATGCCGCTGGCGGAGCCCTACTTCGATGTGGCCCGGAAGCTGTGGGAGAATTCCTCCACCGAAATGGCGCTGAATACACTCAACGGCCTGTATCCGGTGTGGGACATCTCCACCGAAGGGCTCGCGCGTGCCGACGCCTTCCTCTACCACGACCTCCCCGCCGGCCTGCGCCGGGTGATTGCGGAGCAGCACGACCGGGTCGCCCGCGCCCTGCGCAACCGGGCGGTGGATGCGGAGTAG